One genomic segment of Burkholderia pyrrocinia includes these proteins:
- a CDS encoding acyl-CoA dehydrogenase gives MSLLMSRRDLAFLLYDWLDAEALVALPRYAEHSRETFDAVLDTSERIAADLFAPHAARGDREEPQFDGERVTLIPEVEPAVRAFADAGLIAAGHDEALGGMRLPKLVEAASFLFFQAANIATAAYPFLTVANANLLVAHGSPAQIDAFARPELEGRFFGTMCLSEPQAGSSLSDIATRADFERDSPLGLRYRLTGNKMWISGGEHELAENIVHLVLAKIPDEHGRLQPGTRGISLFIVPKYLPGTDGGTAGERNDVVLAGLNHKMGYRGTTNCLLNFGEGTRYRPQGRAGAIGYLVGKPNHGLASMFHMMNEARIGVGAGAVALGYTGYLHALDYARNRPQGRPLGPAGKDPAAPQAPIVEHPDVRRMLLAQKAYVEGGLALILYCAKLVDEGCAHEDAQVRANATRLLDILTPIAKSWPSQWCLAANDLAIQVHGGYGYTRDYAVERLYRDNRLNPIHEGTHGIQALDLLGRKVAQDDGALLRALDARIRATVERARALEAGTREQADALAQRWTRLCDVTQQLGAIGDQQQRLANASVYLEAFGHLVVAWLWLDVTLAAHGHGGDFHDGKRAAARYFFRWELPKVDAQLDLLSSVDTTTLDMRDAWF, from the coding sequence ATGAGCCTGTTGATGTCGCGGCGCGATCTCGCGTTCCTGTTGTACGACTGGCTCGATGCCGAAGCGCTCGTCGCGCTGCCGCGTTATGCGGAGCACAGCCGCGAGACTTTCGATGCGGTACTCGACACCAGCGAGCGGATCGCGGCCGACCTGTTCGCGCCGCACGCAGCGCGCGGCGACCGCGAGGAGCCGCAGTTCGACGGCGAACGCGTGACGCTGATCCCGGAAGTCGAACCGGCCGTGCGAGCGTTTGCGGATGCCGGGCTGATCGCCGCGGGCCATGACGAAGCGCTCGGCGGCATGCGGCTGCCGAAGCTGGTCGAAGCCGCATCGTTCCTGTTCTTCCAGGCCGCGAACATCGCGACGGCCGCCTATCCGTTCCTGACCGTTGCCAACGCGAACCTGCTCGTCGCGCACGGCAGCCCCGCACAGATCGACGCGTTCGCGCGCCCGGAACTGGAAGGGCGCTTCTTCGGCACGATGTGCCTGTCGGAGCCGCAAGCCGGCTCGTCGCTGTCCGACATCGCGACACGCGCGGATTTCGAACGCGACTCGCCGCTGGGCCTGCGCTACCGGTTGACCGGCAACAAGATGTGGATCTCCGGCGGCGAACACGAACTGGCGGAGAACATCGTTCACCTCGTGCTCGCGAAGATCCCCGACGAACACGGCCGCTTGCAGCCGGGCACGCGCGGCATCTCGCTGTTCATCGTGCCGAAGTACCTGCCGGGAACCGACGGCGGCACAGCCGGCGAACGCAACGACGTCGTGCTCGCCGGCCTGAACCACAAGATGGGTTATCGCGGCACGACCAACTGCCTGCTGAATTTCGGCGAAGGCACGCGCTATCGTCCGCAAGGGCGTGCGGGCGCGATCGGCTATCTGGTCGGCAAGCCGAACCACGGCCTTGCATCCATGTTCCACATGATGAACGAGGCGCGCATCGGTGTCGGCGCGGGTGCGGTGGCGCTCGGCTACACGGGTTATCTGCACGCGCTCGACTATGCGCGCAACCGGCCGCAGGGGCGTCCGCTCGGGCCGGCGGGCAAGGATCCGGCCGCGCCGCAGGCGCCGATCGTCGAGCATCCGGACGTGCGGCGCATGTTGCTCGCGCAGAAGGCCTATGTCGAAGGTGGCCTCGCGCTGATCCTGTACTGCGCGAAGCTGGTCGACGAAGGGTGTGCGCATGAAGATGCGCAGGTGCGCGCCAATGCCACGCGCCTGCTCGACATCCTGACGCCGATCGCGAAAAGCTGGCCGTCGCAGTGGTGCCTCGCCGCGAACGATCTCGCGATCCAGGTGCACGGCGGCTACGGCTACACGCGCGACTACGCGGTCGAGCGGCTCTATCGCGACAATCGTCTCAATCCGATTCACGAAGGCACGCACGGGATCCAGGCGCTCGACCTGCTGGGCCGCAAGGTCGCGCAGGACGACGGCGCATTGCTGCGCGCGCTCGACGCGCGCATCCGCGCGACCGTCGAACGCGCGCGGGCGCTGGAAGCCGGCACGCGCGAGCAGGCCGATGCGCTGGCGCAGCGCTGGACGCGGCTATGCGACGTCACGCAGCAGTTGGGCGCGATCGGCGATCAGCAGCAGCGGCTTGCGAATGCGAGCGTCTATCTGGAAGCGTTCGGCCATCTCGTCGTCGCGTGGCTGTGGCTCGACGTGACGCTCGCCGCGCACGGGCACGGCGGCGATTTCCACGACGGCAAGCGTGCGGCGGCCCGTTATTTTTTCCGCTGGGAATTGCCGAAAGTGGATGCGCAGCTCGATCTGCTGTCGAGCGTCGACACGACGACGCTCGACATGCGCGACGCGTGGTTCTGA